From Micromonospora echinospora:
CGGGTACGCCGCCGCCCAGGACCACGGCCCGCACCTGCGTTCCGGCGACGCGCACCGCACCGTACGCCTGCACGACCTGTACGTCCGTCCGGACCGTCGGCGTGACGGGGTGGGCCGGGTGCTGTTCACGGCGGTCCGCCGCTGGGCGGCCGGCCGGGCGCGGCACCTGGAGTGGCAGGCCCACCACGAGCGGGCGGCGCCGTTCTACGAGCGGCTCGGCCATCGGGGCGACCCGTGCCCACAGCCGGACCACCCGACGTTCCTGCTCGACCTCACCCCGCACTGACCTGACCCCGCAGTGACCCGCCCAAGCGCTGATCTGCCCAAGATCGACACCAGTTCGGGGAGATGGCTGCATCGGTGGGGGTCTGATGCCCCCACCTCCCCGAGCTGGCGTGGATCTTGGAGCGGGATGCCCATGATCGGCACCAGGTCGGGGACGTGGCGCCATCGGAGGCGGTCTGATGCAGCCACCTTCCCGAGCCGGCGTGGGAGCTGGGGGAGGGAGGTGGGGAGGGGAGCTGGGGGAGGGGATCAGGGGAGGGGGTGGGAGATGTCGCGGGCGTGGTCGGCCACCGCCGCGCCGACCACCGTCGCGGTCAGCGGCAGCACCTCCAGGCATCGGCGTACGGCCGCGCCCATCAGCGGGTTCGGCACCCGCATGGACAGCGTGCAGTGCGGCACCCAGCGTCCCGGCCGGTAGTGCTCCACCACCTCGACGCCGGCCCGCGCCAGCCGGTCGTGCACCTCGGCGTGGTGCGCCAGCAGCTCGGGCGTCGGCGCCGGACCGAGCCACAGCACCCGCCCGACGAACTGGCCGGCGTGCTGGAACTCCAGCCGCAGCGGAGCGGCCACCACGGTTCCGGACAGCGCCTCGGCGACCCGGTGCGGGTCCAGGCGGGGTGCTACCGCCAGCGACACGTGCGGGCGGTGCCGCTGCGCCAGCAGTGACCGCAGGCTCGGCACCCCGTCGGACTCCAGGAGGTCCCACAGCACCCGGATGCGCCGGGTGGCGTCGGTGTCGAGATACAGCTCCAGCGCCGCGACCACCCGATCACACTAGATGTCGGGGTCCGCGACGAGGTTTGCCGGGCACGCTGGGCGGTACTGCCCGGGGAACGGCAGCAGACGGGCGAGGGGAGTGAGGCCGCGTGGACGCGACGGACGTGCTGATCGAGGCGTACGGGCGATTGCCCGATCTGGTCGCCGGGGCGCTCGACGGGCTCGACGCGGCCCAGCTGCGGCGGGCGCCGGCCGAGGGGGCGAATCCGGTCGGCTGGCTGGTCTGGCATCTGACCCGGATCCAGGACGACCACGTCGCCGACGTGATGGGCGAGCCGCAGCTCTGGGCCGGCGGCGACTGGGCGGCGCGGTGCGGGCTGCCGCCCGAGCCCGCCGAGACCGGCTTCGGGCACGGCCCGGAGCAGATCGCCGCGGTACGCCCGGAGAGCGGCGACGTGCTGCTGGACTACCACCGGGCGGTGGTGGACCGCAGCCTGGGCTACCTGCGCGGGCTGCGCCCGGCCGACCTGGACCGGGTGGTGGACGAGAACTGGGATCCGCCGGTGACGCTCGGGGTGCGGCTGGTCAGCGTGCTCGACGACGACTTCCAGCACGTCGGTCAGGCCGCCTACGTGCGCGGGCTCATCCTGGGTTGAGCGCCGCCCGGCGCAGCGCGGCGTACCCGAGCAGGTGGCACGCCTGCGCCTCGGGGGAGGTGCCCGGTCCCGCGAAGTCCGGCGCCCCGCTGACCCCTGTCACCCGGCCGTACCCGTCGACCCGCCGGCCGGCGGCGGCCAGCAGCTCCGCTCCCACGTCGAACCAGGACCGGGGCAGCCATCCGTCGGCCACTCCGGTGAGGGCCGCGTACCCGAGCAGCTGGGCCGTGTTCGCCTCGCGGAACGCGCCGGGGTCATCCAGCACGTCGGGGAAGAGGCCGTCGGCCCCCCGGTACGCGAGGCAGGCCGTCAGCACCTCCTCGACATGCCCGGCCAGCTCGGCGCGGAGCGGGCCCGGCCAGTCCGGCGCGAGGCGCAGCGCGCGGGCGATCCCGGCGACCACCCAGCCGTTGCCGGTGCCCCAGGGTTCGGGCCGGTCCAGTTCGCCCCGGTCCTCGTCCCAGCGGGCGGCGTACAGGCCGGTGCGGCTGTCGTGCAGCCGCTCCCGGTGCCCGGCCACCTGCGCGGCGGCCGGTCCGGCGTGCCCGGTCAGCGCCAGCAGCGGGACCACCATGTAGACCGTGTCCGCCCAGACCTGGCGGCCGTCGAGCAGGTGGAACAGCGTGCCGTCGGCGGCCCGGGGCGCACGGCGGGTCAGCCAGTCGAGCTGGGCGTCCAGCGCCACGGCGTACCTCGGGTCGCCGGTGCTCCGCGCGGCGTGCCGGACCACCTCGCCGCACGCGGCGCCGTTCACCGCGCCCACCGAGCCGGCCGTCTCGCCGAGCCGCCCGTCCGGCCGCTGCCGGGTCACCGCGGCGTCGGCGACCAGCACGGCGGCCTCGTCCAGGCCGAGGTCGAGCAGCGCGTGGCCGAGGATGCCCTGCTCCCAGGACTCGCGTTGCATCGTCAGCAGCGCGAGCAGCACCCGGTCGGCGGCGGCGTTCCCGGTCGTCACCATGGCCGGTGGTTACCCGGCCGCGCCGCCGCGCCTCACCCGGACCGGGTGAGTTCGCCTCACCCGGGGCACGGGGATCCTCGCGGCACGGGCGGCGCCGTCAGGCGGGTGGCCGCGACGACCGACGAGGAGGCCCGATGAGCGTCTCGGCAGCGGAACACCTGGCCCGGGCAGCCGCCGGCCGGAACCCGGAGCTGCCCGAGACCACCTGCGGCACCATTCGGCTGGACCTGCACGACGACGGCCGCACCGAGCACTGGTACCTGACCATCGACCGTCAGGACGTCCGGGTGGACCGGCTCTCCGAGGACGCGGACCTGGTGGTCCGCGCGGACCGGGAGGTGTTCGACCGGATGGCGGCGGGCCTCCTGCATCCGGCCGCCGCGCTGCTGCGCAACGACATCGCCGTGGAGGGTGACCTCAAGCTGCTGATGGCGCTGCGCCGGATCTTCCCCGGGCACCCGGACGCCCGGCATCCCCGGGAGGCGGCCGGGCAGGCGGTGGCCCGATGAAGCAGGAGCTGGTCCACGTCCTCGCCGGAAACGCCTTCGCGGTGAGTGACGCGCAGGGCGACATGGAGATCGACCCCAGCGCTCCGATCGGCCTCTTCTCCTTCGACACCCGGTTCCTCAGCCACTGGGTGCTCACCGTCGACGGGGAGCGGCTGCACGCGTTGTCCCGCGACGACCTGACCTACTTCGAGACGCGTTTCGTGCTGGTGCCCGGCGCGGCCAGCCACTACGTGGACGCGGACGTGTCGGTGATCCGGCACCGCTTCATCGACGAGGCGTACCACGAGAGCATCACGGTGCTCAACCACTCACCCGAGCCCGCCGAGTACACGGTGCGGCTGGAGATGGGCAGCGACTTCGCCGACACCTCCGAGATCCTGCGTCCCGGCCCGCGCCGTCCGACGATCATCACCGACCCGGCCGGGCAGCGGTTGCGGATCCGGTACGAGCGCGGGCGGTTCACCCGGGAGACGTGCGTCTCCAGCTCGGCCCCGGCGCAGGTGGACCGGAACGGGATGACCTTCCGGATCCGCGTCGAGCCGCAGGACACATGGCACGTCGACCTGCACGTCGCCATGATCATCAAGGGGGCCCGGGGACGGGACCTGCGGGCGAACATCGACTCCCACCGCGAGCAGGTCCGGCAGGACATGCGCGAGGACATGCGGCGCTGGTTCGACCGGGCGCCGCACCTGGTCACCGACCGGCCGGCGCTGACCGCCGCGTACCGGCAGGCGCTGAGCGACCTGGCCGCGCTGCGGTACACGCCGCTGGCGTACGTCGACCAGGTGCCGGTCGGCGGGCTGCCCTGGGCGATGACGCTGTACGGGCGGGACGCGCTGATCACCTGCCTCCAGACGCTCCCGTTCACGCCCGAGCTGACCCCGGCCACGCTGCACATGCTGGCCATGTTGCAGGGCGGCCGGCTCGACGACCTGCGCGAGGAGGAGCCCGGCAAGATCCTCGCCGAGCTGCGGTACGGCGAGGCGGCCGCGTTCGACGAGCAGCCCACCGCGCTCTACTACGGCGCGGCGGACACCACGCCGCTGTTCGTGATCCTGCTCGACGAGTACGAGCGGTGGACCGGCGACGTCGACCTGGTCCACGAGCTGCGTCATCCGGCCCGCATGGCGCTGGACTGGCTGACCCGCTACGGCGACCTGTGCGGTGACGGCTACCTGCGCTACCACCCGCGCAACACGGCGAGCGGGGTGATCAACCAGACCTGGCGCAACTCCCCGGACTCGGTGGTCGACCGGCACGGCGTCGTGCCGCCGCACCCGCGGGCCACCTGCGAGCTTCAGGGGTACGCGTACGACGCGCGGATCCGGGGCGCCCGGCTGGCCCGGGAGTTCTGGGGCGACCCGGGCTACGCCGACCGGCTGGAGGCCGACGCGGCACGGCTGCGGGAGCGGTTCGACAGGGACTTCTGGCTGCCGAACCGGGGCTACTACGCGCTGGCCCTCACCCCGGACGGCGAGCCCGTCGACGCGCTCACCTCCCACCTCGGCCACCTGCTGTGGAGCGGCATCGTCGAGCCGGAACGCGCCGACTCGCTGGCCGGGCACCTGTGCGGACCGGACCTGTACTCCGGCTGGGGCGTACGCACCTACGCCCAGGGGCAGACGCCGTACAACCCGGTGGGCGCGCATCTCGGCGCGGTCTGGCCGTGGGACAACGCGATCGTCGCGGCGGGCCTGCGGCGGTACGGCTACGAGGCGGAGGCGGGCGACATCGCCGCCGGCATGTTCGCGGCGGCGGAGACGCTCGGCGGCTCGATCCCGGAGGCCTTCGCCGGCTACCCCCGCGGGGTCACCAAGTACCCGGTCCAGTTGCCGGATGCCGGGCGACCGCAGTCGTGGGCCGCCGGGGGCTTGCTGATGCTGCTCTCGACCATGCTGGGGCTGCGCCCCTGCGGCCCCAACCTGCTGGTGAGCCCGGTGGTCCCGGCCGGTTACGGGCGGATCGAGCTGCTGGACGTGCCGGGCCGGTGGGGACGGGCCGACGCCTACGGCCGGGAGCGCAGCAGGAGCCGGCGGCTGCGGGCGGGCGAGGACGCGCGGCGGGCCGCCTGACCCGCCCACCCCCGGGCGCGGCCGCGCCCGCGCCGCGTCCGACCGGCCGACAGCGGTCAGCCCGAGCCGGTGGGCTCCCGCGAGGCCGGCCGGACCGGCGCCGGCGAATCCGCCGGTGTGGGCGGCGGGGACTGCGCCGCCCCGGACCGGCCGGTCCGGGCGAGCAGCCGGTCCACGCCCACGAACAGCAGGCCCAGCAGCCAGAACGCCAGGGCGAACCCGACCGCGCTCACTGCCACCCCGTCGTACCCGAGGCGGCCCGCGTCCAGGAACGGGTACGGATAGCGGTCCACCACCAGGCCGCGTACCAGCGCGAACCCGAGGTACGCCAGCGGGAACGCCAGCCACCAGGCGGCGTAGCGGGGGCGCAACCGGCCGCGCCTGTCGAACAGCGCCCAGTCGGCGACCGCCAGCAGCGGCACCACTGTGTGCAGGAACTGGTTGCCCCACCACTCGCCCGGCTGCCGGTCCGGCTGCGCCATGGCGAACGGGCTGGCCGGGTTGGCCAGCACCAGGTGGTAGACCGTGCCGGTGATGGTGATGTAGAGGGTCGCCGCGCCCTTGAGGACGCTCGGTGGCTCCGGCCGGTCACGCCAGGCGCACCAGGCGGCGTAGCCGGCGAGGACGCCGACCGCCACGTTGCTCTGGATGGTGAAGTACGGCAGCAGGCCGGTCACGGTGGCCGGGCCGAGCGCGGTGAGCACGACGCCGGCCACCACGGCGAGCACCACTGCGAGGCGGAGGGGGATCGCCAGTCGGCGACGCCGGGGGGTCACGGGGGCACAAGGTACCAGCCGGTCGTCAGCCGGTACGCCGCCCGGGCGGGGTGCCGGAGGACCGCTTCGCCTGCCCCGGCGGGAGGACGTCCCTGCCCGGCGGGACGCCGGACGACTGGACCGGGTGAGCGGATCTGCCGCCGCCTCGCCCGCCGTCGGCCTTCCCCGGCGGGTCGTCGTCGCCCAGCAGCGCGGCGCAGTAGTCCGGCACGCGGTCGCGGCCCCCGGCCGCGGCGACGAGGTCGCGGAAGGCGGGTGTGGCCAGGGCGCGTCCCCGGTCCGCTTCGGCGAGGACCCGGTACGCGACGCAGAGGCCGGGCGGCGCGGACTGCTGCGGTGTCCGGGTCGCCGGTGAGACGGCCGGCAGGGCCGGGCGGGCCGACGGCGCGGGCGGCGCGGTGCCGACCGGCGGCGCCGCCGGGCGCGCGGCGTGCGGCAGGTTCCCGGTCGCGGCGAGCGCGACGCCGCTGGTGAGGGACGCGGCGAGCGCGGACACGGCCACTCGGACACCGAAGCTGACGCGGCGGCGACGGCGTGCGCGCCGGGCCTTCCGGAACGCCGCGACCGCTGCCGCCTCCCCGTCGAGTTCGCCAGTGCCGGGCGCGGTCCGGACGGCGGCCAGTACGGCCATCAGCCCCGGTGGAGCGGACGACGTGTCGCCGGGGCGGCCGGCGAGCAGCCGCTCGACGGTTTCCTGGTCCAGGCCGGATGCGTCCATCTCGTGACCCTCAGCGCCGCCACCCCGCCCCGCGTCACACTCCGGCACGGCGGAACGCCGGTGAGGTCGGTCACCCCGGTGCCGGTCACGGCCCGGATCGCATCTCCGGTTGCCGATGTCCGGCGGTCGCGGTGAACTGAATTACATGGGTGTCATCAAGGTGGGCACGTCCTCGTGGGCCGACCAGATGCTGGTCCGCTCCGGGTGGTATCCGCGCGGGGTCAACACGCCCGCCGGCCGGCTGGGCTTCTACGCCGAGCGCTTCGGCCTGGTCGAGGTGGACACGTCGTACTACGCGGTGCCGGCGCCGGAGACCACGGCGGGCTGGGCGGCGGCCACCCCGCCCGGCTTCACCTTCGACGTCAAGGCGTTCCGCCTCTTCACCGGCCACCACACCCCGGTCGACGCGCTGCCCAAGGACCTGCGCCCGGCCGGCGGTCCGAACCGGGTCCGGTGGCGCGACCTGCCCGCCGGGGCGTACGACGAGCTGTGGGACCGGTTCCACGCGGCGCTGACGCCGCTCGCGGCGGCCGACCGGCTCGGCGCCGTGCTGTTGCAGTTCCCGCCCTGGCTGGCCCGCACCGACGCGGCCCGGCGGCGGATCCTGGACGCCGCGCGGCGCTGCCGCCCCTGGCCGGTCACCGTCGAGCTGCGGCACTCCTCCTGGTTCACCGAGGACGCGATGGCCGACACCGTGACGTTCCTGCGCGAGAACGACCTCGGGTACGCCTGCGTGGACATGCCGCAGGGGCACGTCTCCTCGGTGCCGCCGATCCTGGTCGCCACCACCGACCTGGCCGTGATCCGGTTCCACGGGCACAGCACGGCCTGGGAGAGCGGGGACAAGCAGGAGCGGTTCCGCTACGCCTACGGCGAGCGGGAGCTGCGGCACTGGTCGGTGCTGCTGCGCGAGCTGGCCGGCCAGTGCGCCGAGCTGCACGTGCTGATGAACAACTGCTGCGGCGACCAGGCCCAGCGCGACGCCGCGAGCCTGGCCGACCTGCTCGGCGTGGCGCCCGCCGCCGCGCGCGCCTGAGGTTTTCCCGGCTTCCTCCCGGGTACCGCCGGGTTCGTGGACGACCACGAAGGGGGATCAGTGGAGCAGCGACGCGGCGAGGACGAGCGGGACCCGCGGGCGACCCGGGAGGCCGAGGAGGCCCACGGCGGCAGCATGGCGCCGGGCCTGGTGGACGACACCGGGCACCCGGTGGCGGAGTCGCCGGTGCCGGAAAACGAGCCGTCGGCGCCGGGCCGGCCGGGCGAGGACGGCACCGGCTCCTGACGGCCGCGCTCAGGGGCGCGTCTCCGGGCGCATCCCGGTCGCCTTCTCCAGCGCGTTGTCACCGAGGTCGCCGTCCGCGCGGTCGTCCGGG
This genomic window contains:
- a CDS encoding GNAT family N-acetyltransferase, producing MIGYAAAQDHGPHLRSGDAHRTVRLHDLYVRPDRRRDGVGRVLFTAVRRWAAGRARHLEWQAHHERAAPFYERLGHRGDPCPQPDHPTFLLDLTPH
- a CDS encoding mycothiol transferase, which encodes MDATDVLIEAYGRLPDLVAGALDGLDAAQLRRAPAEGANPVGWLVWHLTRIQDDHVADVMGEPQLWAGGDWAARCGLPPEPAETGFGHGPEQIAAVRPESGDVLLDYHRAVVDRSLGYLRGLRPADLDRVVDENWDPPVTLGVRLVSVLDDDFQHVGQAAYVRGLILG
- a CDS encoding GTPase activator, whose amino-acid sequence is MEQRRGEDERDPRATREAEEAHGGSMAPGLVDDTGHPVAESPVPENEPSAPGRPGEDGTGS
- a CDS encoding SCP2 sterol-binding domain-containing protein; the protein is MSVSAAEHLARAAAGRNPELPETTCGTIRLDLHDDGRTEHWYLTIDRQDVRVDRLSEDADLVVRADREVFDRMAAGLLHPAAALLRNDIAVEGDLKLLMALRRIFPGHPDARHPREAAGQAVAR
- a CDS encoding glycoside hydrolase family 88 protein; its protein translation is MVTTGNAAADRVLLALLTMQRESWEQGILGHALLDLGLDEAAVLVADAAVTRQRPDGRLGETAGSVGAVNGAACGEVVRHAARSTGDPRYAVALDAQLDWLTRRAPRAADGTLFHLLDGRQVWADTVYMVVPLLALTGHAGPAAAQVAGHRERLHDSRTGLYAARWDEDRGELDRPEPWGTGNGWVVAGIARALRLAPDWPGPLRAELAGHVEEVLTACLAYRGADGLFPDVLDDPGAFREANTAQLLGYAALTGVADGWLPRSWFDVGAELLAAAGRRVDGYGRVTGVSGAPDFAGPGTSPEAQACHLLGYAALRRAALNPG
- a CDS encoding Pr6Pr family membrane protein, which translates into the protein MTPRRRRLAIPLRLAVVLAVVAGVVLTALGPATVTGLLPYFTIQSNVAVGVLAGYAAWCAWRDRPEPPSVLKGAATLYITITGTVYHLVLANPASPFAMAQPDRQPGEWWGNQFLHTVVPLLAVADWALFDRRGRLRPRYAAWWLAFPLAYLGFALVRGLVVDRYPYPFLDAGRLGYDGVAVSAVGFALAFWLLGLLFVGVDRLLARTGRSGAAQSPPPTPADSPAPVRPASREPTGSG
- a CDS encoding 2'-5' RNA ligase family protein gives rise to the protein MVAALELYLDTDATRRIRVLWDLLESDGVPSLRSLLAQRHRPHVSLAVAPRLDPHRVAEALSGTVVAAPLRLEFQHAGQFVGRVLWLGPAPTPELLAHHAEVHDRLARAGVEVVEHYRPGRWVPHCTLSMRVPNPLMGAAVRRCLEVLPLTATVVGAAVADHARDISHPLP
- a CDS encoding DUF72 domain-containing protein, whose product is MGVIKVGTSSWADQMLVRSGWYPRGVNTPAGRLGFYAERFGLVEVDTSYYAVPAPETTAGWAAATPPGFTFDVKAFRLFTGHHTPVDALPKDLRPAGGPNRVRWRDLPAGAYDELWDRFHAALTPLAAADRLGAVLLQFPPWLARTDAARRRILDAARRCRPWPVTVELRHSSWFTEDAMADTVTFLRENDLGYACVDMPQGHVSSVPPILVATTDLAVIRFHGHSTAWESGDKQERFRYAYGERELRHWSVLLRELAGQCAELHVLMNNCCGDQAQRDAASLADLLGVAPAAARA
- a CDS encoding glycogen debranching N-terminal domain-containing protein — translated: MKQELVHVLAGNAFAVSDAQGDMEIDPSAPIGLFSFDTRFLSHWVLTVDGERLHALSRDDLTYFETRFVLVPGAASHYVDADVSVIRHRFIDEAYHESITVLNHSPEPAEYTVRLEMGSDFADTSEILRPGPRRPTIITDPAGQRLRIRYERGRFTRETCVSSSAPAQVDRNGMTFRIRVEPQDTWHVDLHVAMIIKGARGRDLRANIDSHREQVRQDMREDMRRWFDRAPHLVTDRPALTAAYRQALSDLAALRYTPLAYVDQVPVGGLPWAMTLYGRDALITCLQTLPFTPELTPATLHMLAMLQGGRLDDLREEEPGKILAELRYGEAAAFDEQPTALYYGAADTTPLFVILLDEYERWTGDVDLVHELRHPARMALDWLTRYGDLCGDGYLRYHPRNTASGVINQTWRNSPDSVVDRHGVVPPHPRATCELQGYAYDARIRGARLAREFWGDPGYADRLEADAARLRERFDRDFWLPNRGYYALALTPDGEPVDALTSHLGHLLWSGIVEPERADSLAGHLCGPDLYSGWGVRTYAQGQTPYNPVGAHLGAVWPWDNAIVAAGLRRYGYEAEAGDIAAGMFAAAETLGGSIPEAFAGYPRGVTKYPVQLPDAGRPQSWAAGGLLMLLSTMLGLRPCGPNLLVSPVVPAGYGRIELLDVPGRWGRADAYGRERSRSRRLRAGEDARRAA